From a region of the Nitrospirota bacterium genome:
- a CDS encoding DUF2442 domain-containing protein, with protein sequence MIGDGQGIHWPDVDEDISVEGMLYGSPAPRQKKIIK encoded by the coding sequence ATCATTGGAGATGGTCAGGGAATACATTGGCCTGACGTTGATGAAGACATTAGTGTTGAAGGTATGTTATACGGCTCACCTGCCCCAAGGCAAAAAAAAATTATTAAGTAA